The Fibrobacter sp. genome contains a region encoding:
- a CDS encoding sigma-54-dependent Fis family transcriptional regulator, translating into MQSIDFFTKETDTSSFILDVLSSVDYSVETHSDATPRNQIASIVIWDLDSFKGESVAALARVRTLAPDAMVLAYAENPEAYAEIPGNLYDILLSVEALRLHLMSKISKLKEIQSARRIFTERMSHLVGKSESMKKLRKMVERAILHTGPVLIQGESGVGKDLVARAIACMYDKFVVVNCSAIPDTLFESELFGHTRGAFTGAQNERIGLFEDANGGAIFLDEIGDMPLHAQVKLLRVIQNHEIRPIGANKTRHIDVRIIAATNRDLREEIREKRFREDLFYRLNVIPVALSPLRERKEDVEDLANYFIRQYAPAGEPYTLSPDALKKLEAHDWPGNIRELENVIQRTLCFTDPGTITADDLQIGEPASHPQHQGQGTPSSEIKSYAQFQEMQQEEEREFLKAKIRECDGSISLAAERLGLLRTTLYNRLSRLGIDVKKIR; encoded by the coding sequence ATGCAATCTATCGATTTTTTCACAAAAGAAACAGACACGTCCTCGTTCATCCTGGACGTTCTTTCTTCCGTGGACTACTCGGTAGAGACGCATAGCGACGCCACCCCGCGAAATCAAATCGCGTCAATCGTCATCTGGGACCTGGATTCATTCAAGGGCGAAAGTGTCGCCGCGCTCGCCCGCGTGCGTACGCTCGCCCCCGACGCGATGGTCCTCGCCTACGCCGAAAATCCGGAAGCGTACGCGGAAATTCCCGGAAACCTCTACGACATCCTGCTCTCGGTGGAAGCCCTGCGCCTGCACCTGATGAGCAAGATTTCGAAACTCAAGGAAATCCAGAGCGCGCGCCGCATATTCACCGAACGCATGAGCCACCTCGTGGGCAAAAGCGAGTCGATGAAGAAACTCCGCAAGATGGTGGAGCGCGCCATCCTGCACACAGGCCCGGTGCTCATCCAGGGCGAATCGGGCGTCGGCAAGGATCTCGTGGCCCGCGCCATCGCCTGCATGTACGACAAGTTCGTGGTCGTAAACTGCAGCGCCATACCCGACACGCTTTTCGAAAGCGAGCTCTTCGGGCATACGCGCGGCGCGTTCACCGGAGCGCAGAACGAACGCATCGGGCTGTTCGAAGACGCGAACGGCGGCGCAATATTCCTAGACGAAATCGGCGACATGCCCCTGCACGCCCAGGTGAAACTGCTGCGCGTCATCCAGAACCATGAAATCCGCCCGATAGGCGCCAACAAGACCAGGCATATCGACGTGCGCATCATCGCGGCGACAAACCGCGACCTGCGCGAAGAAATCCGCGAAAAACGCTTCCGCGAAGACCTTTTCTACCGCCTGAACGTCATCCCGGTGGCGCTTTCGCCCCTGCGCGAGCGCAAAGAGGATGTCGAAGACTTGGCAAACTACTTTATCCGCCAGTACGCGCCCGCGGGCGAACCTTACACGCTTTCGCCCGACGCCCTCAAGAAGCTCGAAGCGCACGACTGGCCCGGTAACATCCGCGAACTGGAAAACGTCATCCAGCGCACGCTGTGCTTCACCGACCCCGGCACGATTACTGCAGACGACCTGCAAATCGGGGAACCGGCCTCGCACCCGCAACACCAAGGCCAAGGCACGCCTAGTTCCGAAATTAAAAGCTACGCCCAGTTCCAGGAAATGCAGCAAGAAGAGGAACGCGAATTCCTCAAGGCGAAAATTCGCGAATGCGACGGCTCCATCAGCCTCGCCGCCGAACGGCTCGGCCTGTTACGTACGACTCTGTACAACAGGCTTTCGCGCCTCGGCATCGATGTCAAGAAAATCCGCTAG
- the proC gene encoding pyrroline-5-carboxylate reductase yields MNQKIFFAGTGNMGGAILRGLLNAKVDPKSIFFFDPNDAAAEAVVKLGCVRVKNFAEGVKKADITFLCVKPQIFKLVATEWKNAVKVIKGTKTFVSIMAGVARKNLTEVLGAKNQVLRVMPNLPLTVGKGTVALATDGVNEATLKAAEEIFGNIGVTCRVAESLMDAVTGLSGSAPAYVFEFIEGLTRGGVKAGLTRDVALKLALGTIEGSVELVKQSGKSPSDLCAMVCSPAGTTIAGVDALEEGAFRSSLIKAVVAGTERSKELGK; encoded by the coding sequence ATGAACCAGAAAATTTTCTTCGCGGGCACGGGCAACATGGGAGGCGCTATCCTCCGCGGGCTCCTGAACGCCAAAGTTGACCCCAAGTCCATCTTCTTCTTCGACCCGAACGACGCTGCCGCTGAAGCGGTCGTGAAACTCGGCTGCGTACGCGTGAAAAACTTCGCCGAAGGCGTCAAGAAGGCCGACATCACCTTCCTCTGCGTGAAGCCGCAGATTTTCAAGCTGGTCGCTACCGAATGGAAGAACGCCGTCAAGGTAATCAAGGGTACGAAGACCTTCGTGAGCATCATGGCGGGTGTCGCCCGCAAGAACTTGACCGAAGTGCTCGGCGCCAAGAACCAGGTGCTCCGCGTGATGCCTAACCTGCCGCTCACTGTCGGCAAGGGCACCGTGGCGCTCGCCACGGACGGCGTCAACGAGGCCACCCTCAAGGCCGCCGAAGAAATCTTCGGGAACATCGGTGTCACCTGCCGCGTCGCAGAAAGCCTCATGGACGCCGTCACCGGACTTTCCGGTAGTGCCCCCGCCTACGTGTTCGAGTTCATCGAAGGCCTCACCCGCGGCGGCGTGAAGGCCGGCCTTACCCGCGATGTGGCCCTCAAGCTCGCCCTCGGTACCATCGAAGGCAGCGTCGAACTCGTGAAGCAGTCGGGCAAGAGCCCGAGCGACCTCTGCGCGATGGTCTGCTCGCCCGCCGGTACCACGATTGCAGGCGTCGACGCCCTCGAAGAAGGCGCCTTCCGCTCGAGCCTCATCAAGGCCGTTGTCGCTGGCACGGAACGCTCTAAGGAATTAGGAAAGTAG
- the rho gene encoding transcription termination factor Rho, with the protein MPRQKKVQDEPQLLSDSIDLNASIDYEKLGDLAKPIPGVDTADSARKRRGRPKKQANEEAEQNEAPRAEAAPAEAQNGNEDAAPAPKAEKNNAKRFEDKQNEARQSEAQPEAKSEAKPENAGDANAQAAGAEGAAANAGNGQNNQQNNGQNGGKFNNNNGNNGNFNNNGKFNKFNKNNKFKNRHNRNLPQDDFIDESIQLPPPPPEVVAAAKAKWRELRGLPMFELQQRAEELGIEDYKRMRKQALVYSILSSTGGEETPIYTEGVLEIIPEGGHGFLRNPDHNYLAGPDDIYISRNIIRRYDLKMGDTITGQVRQPREGEKYFALMRIDTVNFEAPEKTKRRVAFEYLTPIHPIEKLNLEWKKDEFSTRIMNLFTPIGKGQRSIILAPPRTGKTVLLQNVTQALTVNHPEVKLMVLLIDERPEEVTEMRKLIDRLKNDAANAGKNIQAEVLASTFDEPPERHIKVADMVLEKAKRLVEHGNDVVILLDSITRFARANNVVIPHSGKILSGGVDANAMQRPKRFFGAARKIENGGSLTIIGTALIETGSRMDEVIFEEFKGTGNMELVLDRRIAEKRIWPAIDIFKSGTRKEELLLSDEELRRVWVLRRYLQDMTTVEIMEFMRDKLKLFETNRDFLTSMNG; encoded by the coding sequence GTGCCTAGACAAAAAAAAGTTCAAGACGAACCGCAGCTCCTTTCCGATAGCATTGACCTGAACGCATCGATAGATTATGAAAAATTAGGCGACCTCGCCAAGCCCATTCCCGGCGTAGACACAGCCGATTCCGCGCGCAAGCGCCGCGGCCGCCCCAAGAAACAGGCAAACGAAGAAGCCGAACAGAACGAAGCACCCAGGGCAGAAGCCGCTCCCGCCGAAGCACAGAACGGCAACGAAGACGCAGCGCCCGCCCCGAAGGCCGAAAAAAACAACGCCAAGAGATTCGAAGACAAGCAGAACGAGGCACGCCAGTCCGAGGCGCAGCCCGAAGCCAAGAGCGAAGCGAAGCCCGAAAACGCAGGTGACGCGAACGCCCAGGCCGCCGGCGCGGAAGGTGCCGCCGCAAATGCGGGCAACGGCCAGAACAACCAGCAGAACAACGGACAGAACGGCGGAAAGTTCAACAACAATAACGGCAACAACGGGAACTTCAACAACAACGGCAAGTTCAACAAGTTCAACAAGAACAACAAGTTCAAGAACCGCCACAACAGGAACCTCCCGCAAGACGACTTTATCGACGAGAGCATCCAGCTGCCTCCCCCGCCTCCCGAAGTCGTGGCGGCCGCGAAGGCCAAGTGGCGCGAACTGCGCGGCCTCCCGATGTTCGAACTCCAGCAGCGCGCCGAAGAACTCGGCATCGAGGACTACAAGCGCATGCGCAAGCAGGCGCTCGTGTACAGCATCCTTTCTTCTACCGGTGGCGAAGAAACCCCCATCTACACGGAAGGCGTGCTCGAAATTATCCCGGAAGGCGGCCACGGATTCCTCCGTAACCCCGACCACAACTACCTCGCGGGCCCCGACGATATTTATATCAGCAGGAACATCATCCGCCGCTACGACCTCAAGATGGGCGACACCATCACGGGCCAGGTGCGCCAGCCGCGCGAAGGCGAAAAGTACTTCGCCCTCATGCGCATCGACACGGTGAACTTCGAAGCGCCCGAGAAGACGAAACGTCGCGTGGCATTCGAATACCTCACTCCCATCCACCCGATCGAGAAGCTCAATCTGGAATGGAAGAAGGACGAGTTCAGCACCCGTATCATGAATTTGTTCACACCCATCGGCAAGGGCCAGCGCAGCATTATCCTCGCTCCCCCGCGTACCGGTAAGACGGTTTTGCTCCAGAACGTGACGCAGGCGCTCACCGTGAACCACCCCGAGGTGAAGCTCATGGTGCTCCTGATTGACGAACGTCCTGAAGAAGTGACCGAAATGAGGAAGCTCATCGACCGACTCAAGAACGACGCGGCCAACGCCGGCAAGAACATCCAGGCCGAAGTGCTCGCCTCCACGTTCGACGAGCCGCCCGAGCGCCACATCAAGGTGGCCGACATGGTCCTCGAAAAGGCCAAGCGCCTCGTGGAACACGGCAACGACGTGGTGATTTTGCTCGACTCCATCACGCGTTTCGCCCGTGCGAACAACGTCGTCATCCCGCATTCCGGCAAGATCTTGAGCGGCGGCGTGGATGCGAACGCCATGCAGCGCCCCAAGCGCTTCTTCGGTGCAGCACGTAAAATCGAGAACGGCGGCTCCCTCACCATCATCGGTACGGCCCTCATCGAAACCGGCAGCCGCATGGACGAAGTGATTTTCGAAGAATTCAAGGGTACGGGCAACATGGAACTCGTGCTCGACCGCCGCATCGCCGAAAAGCGCATCTGGCCGGCCATCGATATCTTCAAGTCCGGCACCCGCAAGGAAGAACTGCTTCTTTCCGACGAGGAACTGCGCCGCGTCTGGGTGCTGCGCCGCTACCTGCAGGATATGACCACCGTCGAAATCATGGAATTCATGCGCGACAAGCTCAAGCTGTTTGAGACGAACCGCGACTTCCTCACCTCGATGAACGGATAA
- the folK gene encoding 2-amino-4-hydroxy-6-hydroxymethyldihydropteridine diphosphokinase: MDSLDRVFIALGSNLAPRSRRLAEGRDMLSRISSGGWMESPIYETPPVGPEGQGPYFNQVVSFWYDGDPKRLLHYLKGAELVLGRKPRGHWNSREIDLDLLYFGNRVLAGRPTIPHVEIPNRQFVLVPLNDIAPDWVDPLSNTTMKDLLSQLLQKEGKIEFRTITAEEP; this comes from the coding sequence GTGGATTCATTAGACCGCGTTTTTATCGCATTGGGTAGTAATCTGGCTCCGCGTTCCCGTAGGCTTGCCGAAGGAAGGGATATGCTTTCGCGCATTTCCTCGGGCGGCTGGATGGAAAGCCCTATTTATGAAACTCCTCCGGTAGGACCGGAAGGGCAGGGTCCGTATTTCAATCAGGTCGTAAGTTTCTGGTACGACGGCGATCCGAAGCGTTTGCTGCATTACCTCAAGGGCGCCGAACTCGTGCTCGGACGCAAGCCCCGCGGACACTGGAATTCCCGCGAGATAGACCTCGACCTGCTTTATTTCGGCAACAGGGTATTGGCGGGCAGGCCGACGATCCCGCATGTCGAAATCCCGAACCGCCAGTTCGTGCTCGTCCCGCTGAACGACATCGCCCCCGACTGGGTGGACCCGCTCAGCAACACCACCATGAAGGATTTGCTTTCGCAGCTTCTCCAGAAGGAAGGGAAGATCGAATTCCGTACCATCACAGCGGAGGAACCCTAA
- a CDS encoding deoxynucleoside kinase: MLTDKGVHFLAIEGVIGVGKTSLARIIAERWNALCIEENYQDNPFLEKFYENPEPYAFQTQLFFLLERHKQLQHSALQSDLFHDLLVSDYTFDKDAIFAAQNLSDSEFAMYEQVSKAIEHEIPRPDMVVYLQASVPTLLSRIKSRGRSMEKAIEGSYLKDLQARYDLHFWHYPHAPVLIINTDHIDFVHNENHLKLVLDAIEACPRQTTYFVPEGN, encoded by the coding sequence ATGCTTACGGACAAAGGTGTACATTTTCTCGCTATCGAAGGGGTCATCGGGGTCGGCAAGACCTCGCTTGCGCGTATCATCGCCGAGCGCTGGAATGCCCTCTGCATAGAGGAGAATTACCAGGACAACCCGTTCCTCGAAAAGTTTTACGAGAATCCCGAACCCTATGCGTTCCAGACCCAGTTGTTCTTTTTGCTGGAGCGTCACAAGCAGTTGCAGCATTCCGCACTCCAGAGCGACTTGTTCCACGACTTGCTCGTGAGCGACTACACGTTCGACAAGGATGCCATTTTTGCGGCGCAGAACCTTTCGGACAGTGAGTTCGCCATGTACGAGCAGGTTTCGAAGGCCATCGAACACGAAATCCCGAGGCCGGACATGGTTGTGTATTTGCAGGCGAGTGTCCCCACTCTCCTTTCGCGCATCAAGAGCCGCGGCCGTTCGATGGAAAAGGCCATCGAAGGCAGCTATCTGAAAGATCTACAGGCCCGTTACGACCTGCATTTCTGGCACTACCCGCATGCGCCCGTCCTTATCATCAATACGGACCACATCGATTTCGTCCACAACGAGAATCACTTGAAACTCGTGCTCGACGCCATCGAGGCGTGTCCCCGCCAAACGACTTATTTTGTTCCAGAAGGTAATTAA
- the panC gene encoding pantoate--beta-alanine ligase: MQIIKSIETLRETLKPLAKEGKTIGLVPTMGALHEGHGALIKASVKDCDITVVSVFLNPIQFGKNEDLDKYPKRLEADAKLAESLGADFVFAPSVSEMYPDGDPLTMVRDETLESLYCGAYRPGHFRGVLTVVSKLFLITRANHAYFGEKDYQQVFLIERMVKDLNFDIEIHRVPIVREASGLALSSRNEYLSDEERKQALGISTGLKEAKAAFLAGEKGVAKLRDVVVKSILQNRGQVQFVEVVNQKDLQKFSGVLKSSDKAVILVAAFFGKTRLIDNIELN; encoded by the coding sequence ATGCAAATCATAAAGTCAATCGAAACTCTTCGCGAAACGCTCAAACCGCTTGCGAAGGAGGGAAAAACAATCGGTCTCGTCCCGACGATGGGTGCGCTCCATGAAGGTCATGGCGCCCTCATCAAGGCTTCGGTGAAGGATTGTGATATTACGGTTGTCAGCGTGTTTTTGAACCCGATCCAGTTCGGCAAGAACGAGGATTTGGACAAGTATCCCAAGCGTCTCGAGGCCGATGCCAAGCTCGCCGAGTCCCTGGGGGCAGATTTCGTGTTCGCCCCGAGCGTCTCCGAGATGTACCCGGATGGCGATCCGCTCACGATGGTGCGTGACGAGACCCTCGAAAGCCTTTACTGCGGTGCCTACCGCCCCGGACATTTCCGCGGCGTGCTCACCGTCGTCTCCAAGCTTTTCCTCATTACCCGTGCGAACCACGCCTATTTCGGCGAGAAGGATTACCAGCAGGTGTTCCTCATCGAACGCATGGTGAAGGACTTGAACTTCGATATCGAAATCCACCGCGTGCCTATCGTGCGCGAGGCTTCGGGACTTGCTCTTTCCAGCCGCAACGAATACCTGTCCGATGAAGAACGCAAGCAGGCGCTCGGCATTTCTACCGGCCTGAAAGAAGCGAAGGCCGCCTTCCTCGCCGGCGAGAAGGGCGTGGCGAAGCTCCGCGATGTCGTGGTGAAGTCCATCTTGCAGAACCGCGGCCAGGTGCAGTTTGTCGAAGTCGTGAACCAGAAGGACTTGCAGAAGTTCTCCGGCGTGCTGAAGTCTTCGGACAAGGCCGTTATTTTGGTTGCAGCCTTCTTCGGCAAGACCCGCCTTATCGACAATATCGAACTTAATTAG
- a CDS encoding CHASE2 domain-containing protein: MNKKILKKIKKIVVGLVITAVLLFLILLLGNSQDPYIDVTRTAAEDLENFFYDQFFKIKTGKTFEKLEKDGKVLMSHSFEPNIIIVDIDENALTKLGNYNEWDRSIHANVIKNLNDGGASAIAFDILFKSADFGQKKAEQTINILNTVDSTKQWDSLFSDIRSHYNFDSLMIKEIRESGNAIMCFMMDDSTSFNHKSVWEKLATFERAEELGFNSTFNNSQVDSITHVEPKTLLDNIYPELAQAGALMGSVNAYPDDDGVVRHVSMLYRFPNPYAYPDIPSRVYSTMSLMTVLHLFHQDPKNVKIKMGNYIDLGKPFGIYRDSAGGFHATYPQFSYPMFLELRKFLKRKDAQHRASEDIIDITNKVIATKNKDGEITFSLFDGQVLDPTESKLLLDIATSVHCDSLLSLKQGEETEFAAGVTITREDESESNILFIVNDTNNDEEITITPNILHTISYYKDSLSSLPVNKPKHLSIDIDLRYDKSSKKWVSNIAILNDKVIRDIIATSEKKVDNLKPGEEYRFGPIKRVPIDNYGRYLVNYIGRYNTDKESRPFQHLSYYDVTKNRHDQAMYQGKVFILGSAAPALFDFVPGPHEENNPAVLIHATIIQNILNDNYIVTLAEKHQQFIVILLAILCMVLGLFIKSYISIAISFLLMSAYTFIAFRYFQDGMYIGVSKQLIAMLITNIAALIVQFYYENKEKRFLDNAFKQYISPELIDEMVNNEIMPTLGGEKSNITAFFTDIASFSTFSEKIGDPSRLVDLLNEYLTAMTDTLLSNKGTLDKYEGDAIIAFFGAPMPLENHAQSACSAACDMQSKLMKLRKKWTSEGDKWPKVVHDMHMRIGINSGDIVTGNMGSTMRKNYTMMGDAVNLASRLESAAKQYGAYIQISEDTQKHLEPGKFIFRSLDTIRVVGKSLPVKTFELLAKSDTENRETLNKLVEIWETAREAYLEMDWDKAQDLFTQCLEYEPHLPERDPGSKTCPSLVYIQRCIAYRENPPVAPGETWDGVFTATSK; this comes from the coding sequence ATGAACAAAAAAATCTTGAAAAAGATAAAGAAGATTGTCGTCGGCCTTGTCATCACCGCCGTCCTTCTTTTCCTGATTCTCCTTCTTGGCAATTCGCAGGACCCCTACATCGATGTGACCCGTACCGCCGCCGAGGATCTGGAAAACTTCTTCTACGACCAATTCTTCAAGATTAAGACCGGCAAGACCTTCGAAAAGCTCGAGAAAGACGGCAAAGTCTTGATGAGTCACAGTTTCGAGCCCAACATCATCATTGTCGATATCGACGAGAACGCCCTCACGAAGCTCGGCAACTACAACGAATGGGACCGTTCCATCCACGCCAACGTCATCAAGAACTTGAACGATGGCGGAGCATCGGCCATCGCATTCGATATCCTGTTCAAGAGCGCGGACTTCGGCCAGAAAAAGGCGGAACAGACCATCAACATCCTGAACACGGTCGATTCCACCAAGCAGTGGGACTCCCTGTTCTCGGATATCCGCTCGCACTACAATTTCGACTCCCTGATGATCAAGGAAATCAGGGAGAGCGGGAACGCCATCATGTGCTTCATGATGGACGATTCCACCTCGTTCAACCACAAATCCGTCTGGGAGAAACTCGCCACATTCGAACGCGCCGAGGAACTCGGGTTCAACTCGACTTTCAACAACTCGCAAGTGGATTCCATCACCCATGTGGAACCGAAAACGCTCCTCGACAACATCTATCCCGAATTGGCACAGGCGGGCGCCCTGATGGGTTCCGTGAACGCCTACCCCGACGATGACGGCGTGGTGCGCCACGTGTCGATGCTCTACCGTTTCCCGAACCCCTACGCCTATCCCGACATTCCGAGCCGCGTCTATTCCACGATGTCCCTGATGACGGTCCTCCACCTGTTCCACCAGGACCCGAAAAACGTCAAGATCAAGATGGGGAACTACATCGACCTCGGCAAGCCCTTCGGCATATACCGCGATTCGGCGGGGGGCTTCCACGCGACCTATCCGCAGTTCAGCTACCCCATGTTCCTCGAGCTCCGGAAATTCCTCAAGCGCAAGGACGCGCAGCACAGGGCCTCCGAAGACATCATCGACATAACCAACAAGGTCATCGCCACCAAGAACAAGGATGGCGAAATAACCTTCTCGCTGTTCGACGGGCAGGTTCTCGACCCAACGGAATCCAAGCTGCTTCTCGACATCGCGACCAGCGTCCACTGCGATTCACTTCTGTCCCTCAAGCAGGGCGAAGAAACTGAATTCGCCGCCGGCGTGACCATCACCCGCGAAGACGAAAGCGAATCCAACATCCTCTTCATCGTCAACGACACGAACAACGACGAAGAAATCACCATCACGCCGAACATCCTGCATACCATCAGCTATTACAAGGATTCGCTTTCGAGCCTTCCCGTCAACAAGCCCAAGCACCTTTCCATCGACATCGACCTCCGTTACGACAAGTCCTCGAAGAAATGGGTGTCGAACATCGCCATCTTGAACGACAAGGTCATCCGCGACATCATCGCCACGAGCGAGAAGAAGGTCGACAACCTCAAGCCCGGCGAAGAATACCGATTCGGCCCCATCAAGCGCGTGCCCATCGACAATTACGGGCGCTACCTCGTGAACTACATCGGGCGATACAATACCGACAAGGAAAGCCGCCCGTTCCAGCACTTGTCCTACTACGATGTCACCAAGAACCGTCACGACCAGGCCATGTACCAGGGCAAGGTATTCATTCTCGGGTCGGCGGCGCCCGCCCTGTTCGACTTTGTGCCTGGCCCGCACGAAGAAAACAACCCCGCCGTGCTCATACACGCGACCATCATCCAGAACATCCTGAACGACAACTACATCGTGACCCTGGCCGAAAAACACCAACAGTTCATCGTCATCCTGCTCGCCATCCTCTGCATGGTGCTCGGTCTTTTCATCAAGAGCTACATATCCATCGCCATTTCGTTCCTCCTCATGAGCGCCTACACCTTCATAGCGTTCCGCTACTTCCAGGACGGCATGTACATCGGCGTATCGAAGCAGCTGATCGCCATGCTGATTACGAACATCGCGGCCTTGATTGTCCAGTTCTACTACGAAAACAAGGAAAAGCGATTCCTCGACAACGCGTTCAAGCAGTACATCTCGCCCGAACTGATTGACGAAATGGTGAACAACGAGATTATGCCGACCCTCGGCGGCGAAAAGTCGAACATCACCGCGTTCTTCACCGATATCGCAAGCTTCTCCACCTTCTCCGAAAAAATCGGCGACCCGAGCCGACTCGTCGACCTGCTGAACGAATACCTCACGGCAATGACGGACACGCTTTTGAGCAACAAGGGAACGCTAGACAAGTACGAAGGCGACGCCATCATCGCATTCTTCGGAGCGCCCATGCCCCTGGAAAACCACGCGCAAAGCGCCTGCAGCGCCGCTTGCGACATGCAGAGCAAGCTCATGAAACTCCGCAAGAAATGGACATCGGAAGGCGACAAGTGGCCGAAGGTGGTCCACGATATGCACATGCGTATCGGTATCAACTCGGGCGACATAGTGACGGGCAACATGGGTTCCACCATGCGCAAGAACTACACCATGATGGGCGACGCCGTGAACCTCGCCTCGCGCCTGGAAAGTGCCGCAAAGCAGTACGGTGCCTACATACAGATTAGCGAAGACACGCAGAAGCACCTCGAGCCGGGCAAGTTCATATTCCGCTCGCTCGACACCATCCGCGTTGTAGGCAAGAGCCTGCCGGTCAAGACGTTCGAACTCCTCGCGAAATCGGACACCGAGAACCGCGAAACCTTGAACAAGCTCGTAGAAATATGGGAAACGGCCCGCGAGGCCTACCTGGAGATGGACTGGGACAAGGCGCAGGATTTGTTCACGCAGTGCCTCGAATACGAGCCGCATCTGCCCGAGCGCGACCCCGGAAGCAAGACATGCCCGAGCCTCGTGTATATACAACGTTGCATCGCCTACCGCGAGAATCCGCCCGTGGCACCCGGCGAAACATGGGACGGCGTGTTTACCGCAACAAGCAAATAG